One region of Quercus lobata isolate SW786 chromosome 2, ValleyOak3.0 Primary Assembly, whole genome shotgun sequence genomic DNA includes:
- the LOC115976560 gene encoding protein WHAT'S THIS FACTOR 1 homolog, chloroplastic, translating to MVIKMLLQNLNYSNHRVHALLPLQYFIRNFSLWSMKKDPDLELALSRNRRWIVNNQIKNIILRCPNQAASVKFLQKKFKTLDLQGKAINWLKKYPCCFEVYLVGDEYYCRLTKRMMFLIEEEESVKDNQEPIFVDRLAKLLMMSLNHRLNVMKLNELKRNFGFPDDYLIRIVPKYSDMFRIVNYSGRRSSMEIELVSWNPDLAVSTIEASARKHGSQPCFSCSLPSTWVKSWERFHEFNASPYISPYLDPRGLLEGSKESEKRTVGMVHELLSLTLWKKVSIVKLGHFRREFGMPEKLNVLLLKHPGIFYVSNKYQIYTVLLREGYNGSELIDKDPLVVVKERFGELMQEGLHEYNKRHYLVNLEKRKKDMVLGRLNKSKDRNSEMSENDDQGDKLGGLFDPEERKRFYKILFDEVVP from the coding sequence ATGGTGATTAAAATGCTTCTGCAAAACCTTAATTATAGTAATCATCGAGTGCATGCTCTGCTGCCCCTTCAGTACTTTATTCGAAACTTTTCACTCTGGTCAATGAAAAAGGATCCAGATCTCGAGTTGGCTCTGTCTAGAAATCGTCGATGGATAGTCAATAATCAGATCAAGAACATAATTCTTCGATGCCCAAACCAGGCAGCATCTGTGAAATTCCTGCAGAAGAAATTCAAGACCCTTGATCTCCAAGGAAAAGCTATAAATTGGCTTAAAAAATACCCGTGCTGCTTTGAAGTTTATCTTGTTGGTGACGAGTACTATTGCCGGCTAACAAAacggatgatgtttttgataGAAGAGGAAGAATCTGTCAAAGATAATCAGGAACCGATATTTGTTGATAGATTGGCAAAGTTGCTTATGATGAGCTTGAATCATAGACTCAATGTTATGAAACTTAATGAATTAAAGAGAAACTTTGGTTTTCCAGATGACTATCTAATTAGAATTGTGCCGAAGTACTCGGATATGTTCCGGATAGTTAATTATAGTGGGAGACGGAGTTCAATGGAAATTGAACTGGTTTCTTGGAACCCTGATTTAGCAGTTTCCACAATTGAAGCCTCTGCTCGGAAGCATGGTTCTCAGCCATGTTTTTCATGTTCATTGCCCTCAACTTGGGTGAAGTCATGGGAAAGGTTTCATGAATTTAATGCATCTCCTTATATTTCGCCCTACTTGGACCCCAGAGGTTTATTGGAGGGATCGAAGGAGTCGGAGAAGAGGACTGTGGGCATGGTGCACGAGTTATTGTCATTGACACTGTGGAAGAAAGTGTCAATAGTGAAGCTAGGCCATTTTAGGAGAGAGTTTGGCATGCCAGAGAAATTGAATGTTCTGCTGCTTAAGCACCCTGGCATATTTTATGTTTCAAATAAGTATCAAATATATACTGTACTTCTTAGAGAGGGATATAATGGGTCAGAACTAATAGATAAAGATCCTCTAGTTGTTGTGAAGGAAAGATTTGGGGAGCTAATGCAGGAGGGACTTCATGAATATAATAAGAGGCACTATTTGGTGAATttagagaagagaaagaaagacatgGTTTTAGGTAGATTAAACAAAAGCAAGGATAGAAACTCTGAAATG